The following nucleotide sequence is from Trifolium pratense cultivar HEN17-A07 linkage group LG2, ARS_RC_1.1, whole genome shotgun sequence.
TGCTGCCTAAACTGAATCATCAATCATCTTGGTAATGatctcatcttcttcatcattgtcATCCTCATCAATTATTACGGCATTGATCTCATCCTTCTCATCATTGTCATCTTCATCAATGCTTTTGGCATTGATCTCATCTTCTGCATCATTGTCATTATTCAACCTGAAACCATTGATGTGATTTGTTTTAGCACTTGACATAAAAAGTTAAACtaatgcttcaacattgatTTTTGACAAAGCGATATTGACTAAATGCAGTACCCTTCATCATTGTGCTTGTCTGCATCATTGTCTTTATTGGAACTGTTATTCTTTTCAGTTTCAGCCTGGGCTTCCATTGAATTGTCCTTGTCAGTTTTTGTTTCTTCTGGGACTGCATCTTTTTTCCCAGAAGTTCCGACAGTTGCCTCAGCTATTCGTCGTTCCAATGTTGCTGCGGATCTAGTATAGATATTTATACAAGACCTACAGTGATTAAGATACATTTCTGCCTGCAAGGACAATCACTTATGGTTTCAGTtataatatttatgttaaatttaatatgaatattttgttgGAAACCATAAGAGGGCTATTTTGGTTTCAGACACAACACAAGTGAAACCATTAAGACACACTTTATGTTGCagttataatattttatgttaaatttaatatgaatattttgttgGAAACCATAAGAGGGCTATTGTGGTTTCAGACACAACACAAGTGAAACCATTAAGACACACTTCTGGTCTCAGTTATAATAAGTTTATGTTAAATTAGGATTCGAAAAGAAAAGACGGTACATGAGTATCGATAATTCACGATTTTCACCATTAAATAGGATTTGGTATACAAATATCGATAAAAACTTAAACTAAATAATCCAAACATAAGAGCAATAACAATTACCTTAGACAGTGGGCATGTGTCTGCATCAAAACACAATACAAGCGGACCTTCTGCGGGTCTGTACAGACTTGTTACCCCGGCTGTCAATCCATTTTCAAGCCCCATGATATCATGGATCTTGACAAGTTCCTGGTTTGCCGCCTTGACATCCCAATCACGAAGGGATGGCCGCTTGTATTTGCCCGTCAAAAATGGGCTTCGTTTCCCCATTTTATCCATGTAGTTAATCTGCAACAATTAGTTAATATTGCCTCAAATTGGGAAACATGACACATTCAATTCAAAAGGAATATACATATAGGAATGAAGGCAAGTATGTGTTGATTGTATAAATATTGCTCAAATGAAAGACAAGCTCAAaagtaaatgaataaatatgcaTGTGACAAGTATGTGTTGATTGTATTAAGAATAAAAGACATAAATGagatatgaaatatgaatatttattgGAAACCATAAGAGGACTATTTTGGTTACAGATATAAAACTAGAGAAACCATTAAACCACACTCATGGTTTCAGTTATAAGATTGTGTTGGATAAAATATGAATAAGTATGTGTTTGTAAAATTGACTTTTAATTCAAATCATTGAGTGGACATCATTACCATTAGGAAGTGGAAATCTGCTAATGGATTTAAAACTCCTGGAGATTGCAGGCCTTTTTTCATATAGTCTAAAACATGTGAGCACCAGTTATATGAAGATACACCGGCTGGATCTTCTAAAATATCTGCATACTGTAGTGACACATTGCCTTTATTAGTCGGGCACAAAATGTTATGAATGATGAAACAAATTATACCCTTCACCCatgttttaggtttttctgtAGTCTTCAGTATCCTTTCTAATTCAGCAACCTTCACAACTGGAGAATAATCTCCAGTCAATCCCAATTCCTTCCTTAGCCTTCTAATTGCTCCATCAGAGCAAAGATTAGTGTCTATCTTCTTTCCAGCCATTGGAAGTTCATAGACTCTATGCACATCATCCTCTTTCAACTCTAGGACCTCCGTATCGCTCAATCTTATCCACATATGTTCCTTTTCAAATCTTCTGACAACCCAATCGATAAAAAAGGTGTGGATCCTTGTCCAGTTACAGATATGTAGCATCCCTCCAAAGCCACAGTTGTTTAGTTGGTCAATTATTTCGTCTCTCCTTTTTTTGACATGTACTGAATGCATAAGGTCATAGACCTTAGGTACACTCATCTTATGCCTCAGTCTTGCATCTGCATCAGAATCTTTCTTCACCATATCTTGTTTCACATTTTCAACAGCACAAGAAAATTTCTTACCATTcctttcattttcatcatcCGAACTTGTCTCATCGGAATCTTGTGCCTCTATTTGTGGTTTCTTATTACGACCACGAGAAGCAATGCATTCATCACCCTTTTTatgttccttcttttttttattcttcttttcatTATCTTTTGCATCTCCTGTTTTTCGCTTATGTTTTTGACCACCACTGGATGATGAATCGGTGTCATTCCTTTTATCCTCATCTGACGGTGTCAGCCCGATACTGAAGGATGGCAATTCCTATACGTTCTTTGATTTTTTCACCTGGATCAAAGGAAACTAGTAAGTATGGTTTCATATGGCAGATAATAAGTTAAATTCTCTACTTTTTTCATATCACTACATAAACTAGTAAGAATTCTTTCATGGAAACCACAAGAGGGCTACTTTGGTTTCAGATACACTAAAAGTGTACAATTATACTTTTTCAAAGCAACCAATTATCACAAAGAGACACtgatcaattctttttcaaaacaaccaaactaaacaaaaccatCTCTATTTTTTCATATCACTACATAAACTAGTAAGAATTCTTTCATGGGAACCACAAGAGGGCTACTTTGGTTTCAGATACACTAAAAGTGTACAATTATACTTTTTCAAAGCAACCAATTATCACAAAGAGACACtgatcaattctttttcaaaacaaccaaactaaacaaaaccatCTCTACTTTTTTCATATCACTACATAAACTAGTAAGAATTCTTTCATGGAAACCACAAGAGGGCTACTTTGGTTTCAGATACACTAAAAGTGTACAATTATACTTTTTCAAAGCAACCAATTATCACAAAGAGACACtgatcaattctttttcaaaacaaccaaactaaacaaaaccatCTCTACTTTTAGTTtcatcaattctttttcaaaacaaccaaactaaacaaaaccatTTCAGATTATGATTTTCCCCAAATTGGAATTTAGGTTACACCAATGCAATTACtttccaaacaaaacaaaagcattTTCCAACTAACAGTTACACTTGCAAAAGCATTAGGGAAGTTCAAACCTGTGTCGTTTTCTTCATTTTGCTTTTTGCAAGTGAATCGTTGATGATGATCCTTTACTTGCGTGTAAGAAATCAACAGTAATTGGTTTTGAAGATTGATTTCGGTGACAGTGATGATGAAGGAGTGAACTCTGATGGAAATGATTGTAGATTTCAGTGACGGTGATGATGAATGTAGCTTCCGGTGATGATGTTGATTCCGGCGATGGTGATGATGAACGA
It contains:
- the LOC123909752 gene encoding prothymosin alpha-B-like, which codes for MGLENGLTAGVTSLYRPAEGPLVLCFDADTCPLSKAEMYLNHCRSCINIYTRSAATLERRIAEATVGTSGKKDAVPEETKTDKDNSMEAQAETEKNNSSNKDNDADKHNDEGLNNDNDAEDEINAKSIDEDDNDEKDEINAVIIDEDDNDEEDEIITKMIDDSV
- the LOC123909757 gene encoding uncharacterized protein LOC123909757; amino-acid sequence: MKKTTQELPSFSIGLTPSDEDKRNDTDSSSSGGQKHKRKTGDAKDNEKKNKKKKEHKKGDECIASRGRNKKPQIEAQDSDETSSDDENERNGKKFSCAVENVKQDMVKKDSDADARLRHKMSVPKVYDLMHSVHVKKRRDEIIDQLNNCGFGGMLHICNWTRIHTFFIDWVVRRFEKEHMWIRLSDTEVLELKEDDVHRVYELPMAGKKIDTNLCSDGAIRRLRKELGLTGDYSPVVKVAELERILKTTEKPKTWKIQPVYLHITGAHMF